One region of Kiloniellales bacterium genomic DNA includes:
- the accD gene encoding acetyl-CoA carboxylase, carboxyltransferase subunit beta gives MSWISNYVRPKIRALVNRTADDSTENLWEKCPSCGQMIFHRELANNLRVCPHCAHHMRISVSERLDMLFDDGKYERVALPDNQIDPLKFRDRKRYTERLREAAAKTGEKDAILVAEGEVGGHPLVVAVLNFAFIGGSMGIAVGEGIVTAAERAVSKEAGLLVVATSGGARMQEGILSLMQMPRTVIAVDMVKEAGLPYLVLLADPTTGGVSASFAMLGDIAIAEPGAVIGFAGQRVIEETIREKLPEGFQRAEYLLEHGMVDMVVQRGELRETLTRILSLLRHKVPAGTTALTLGDSEIEIPHGVPHSGHHAESGERPPAE, from the coding sequence ATGAGCTGGATATCCAACTACGTCCGCCCGAAGATCCGGGCGCTGGTCAATCGCACCGCCGACGACAGCACGGAAAACCTCTGGGAGAAGTGCCCGAGCTGCGGCCAGATGATCTTCCATCGGGAGCTCGCCAACAACCTGCGGGTCTGTCCCCACTGCGCCCACCACATGCGAATCTCGGTGAGCGAACGGCTCGACATGCTTTTCGACGACGGAAAGTACGAGCGCGTGGCCTTGCCGGACAACCAGATCGATCCGCTCAAGTTCCGCGACCGCAAGCGCTACACCGAACGGCTGCGCGAGGCCGCGGCCAAGACCGGCGAGAAGGACGCGATCCTGGTCGCCGAGGGCGAGGTCGGCGGCCACCCCCTGGTCGTCGCGGTCTTGAACTTCGCGTTCATCGGCGGGTCCATGGGGATCGCCGTGGGCGAGGGGATCGTGACCGCGGCCGAGCGCGCGGTGTCCAAGGAGGCGGGGCTCCTCGTCGTCGCGACATCGGGCGGCGCGCGCATGCAGGAGGGCATACTCTCGCTGATGCAGATGCCGCGCACGGTGATCGCGGTCGACATGGTCAAAGAAGCCGGCCTGCCTTACCTGGTGCTGTTGGCCGATCCGACCACCGGCGGTGTGTCAGCGTCCTTCGCCATGCTGGGCGACATCGCGATCGCCGAGCCCGGCGCGGTGATCGGTTTCGCCGGCCAGCGCGTGATCGAGGAGACGATCCGCGAGAAGCTGCCCGAGGGCTTCCAGCGGGCGGAATACCTGCTGGAGCACGGCATGGTCGACATGGTCGTGCAACGCGGCGAGCTGCGCGAGACCTTGACGCGCATCCTCTCGCTCTTGCGCCACAAGGTGCCGGCGGGTACGACGGCGCTGACCCTAGGCGACAGCGAGATCGAAATCCCCCATGGCGTCCCCCACAGCGGCCATCACGCAGAGTCCGGAGAGCGCCCCCCGGCCGAGTGA
- a CDS encoding folylpolyglutamate synthase/dihydrofolate synthase family protein, whose product MASPTAAITQSPESAPRPSDVILERLGRLHPKVIDLSLGRMERLLYRLGSPERQLPPVVHVAGTNGKGSVIAYLAAMLRSAGRRVHVYTSPHLVRFHERIALDGRPIEEPALLALLQECEAANGPSPITFFEITTAAAFLAFARHPADILLLETGLGGRLDATNVVDDPLLTVITPVSIDHVDFLGGTLPEIAGEKAGILKPGVPAVIGRQPAEALAVIERRAAALGAPLSRAGREWDGRRTDDGLSFTGRRGPQRYPAPGLPGAHQVDNAALAVAAAEHLESFGLGSRARAEGLRKPRWPARLQRLTRGPLPDLLPEGWELWLDGGHNAAAGLALAETLGTWDDKPLHLVLGMMNSKSVADFIAPLGARAARLRTVAIPEQVNTLSAVAAAAEARNAGLSAEPAEGLAAAVAALVAEGGGPGRVLICGSLYLAGTVLRENG is encoded by the coding sequence ATGGCGTCCCCCACAGCGGCCATCACGCAGAGTCCGGAGAGCGCCCCCCGGCCGAGTGACGTCATCCTGGAGCGGCTCGGGCGGCTGCATCCCAAGGTCATCGATCTCTCCCTCGGCCGCATGGAGCGGCTGCTCTATCGCCTCGGCAGCCCCGAGCGCCAGCTGCCGCCCGTGGTCCACGTCGCCGGCACCAATGGCAAGGGGTCGGTCATCGCCTACCTCGCCGCCATGCTGCGCAGCGCCGGCCGCCGCGTCCACGTCTATACCTCGCCCCACCTGGTCAGGTTCCACGAGCGCATCGCGCTCGACGGGCGGCCGATCGAAGAGCCGGCGCTGCTGGCGCTGCTCCAGGAGTGCGAGGCGGCCAACGGGCCGTCGCCGATCACCTTCTTCGAGATCACCACCGCGGCGGCCTTTCTCGCCTTCGCGCGGCACCCGGCCGATATCCTTCTGCTTGAAACCGGTCTGGGCGGCCGGCTCGACGCGACCAACGTGGTCGACGATCCGCTGCTTACCGTGATCACGCCGGTCTCGATCGACCACGTAGACTTTCTCGGCGGCACCCTGCCCGAGATCGCCGGCGAGAAGGCGGGGATCCTCAAGCCCGGTGTGCCGGCCGTGATCGGCCGGCAGCCGGCCGAGGCGCTGGCCGTCATCGAGCGCCGCGCGGCGGCCCTCGGCGCGCCGCTCAGCCGGGCCGGCCGCGAGTGGGACGGCCGGCGCACGGACGACGGCCTCTCCTTTACCGGGCGCCGCGGCCCGCAGCGCTATCCGGCGCCCGGCCTGCCCGGCGCGCACCAGGTCGACAATGCCGCGCTCGCGGTCGCCGCGGCGGAACACCTCGAATCCTTCGGGCTGGGATCGCGGGCCAGGGCCGAAGGCCTGCGGAAGCCGCGCTGGCCGGCGCGCCTGCAGCGCCTGACCCGCGGCCCGCTGCCCGACCTGCTGCCCGAAGGCTGGGAGCTCTGGCTCGACGGCGGTCACAACGCGGCGGCCGGCCTGGCGCTGGCCGAGACGCTGGGTACCTGGGACGACAAGCCGCTGCACCTCGTGCTCGGCATGATGAACTCGAAATCGGTGGCCGATTTCATCGCCCCCCTCGGCGCGCGCGCGGCGCGCCTGCGGACGGTCGCGATCCCGGAGCAGGTCAACACGCTGAGCGCGGTCGCGGCGGCGGCCGAGGCCCGCAACGCGGGACTGTCGGCCGAACCCGCGGAGGGACTCGCGGCGGCCGTCGCGGCCCTCGTTGCCGAGGGCGGCGGCCCGGGCCGCGTCTTGATCTGCGGGTCGCTCTACCTGGCCGGAACGGTTCTGCGCGAGAACGGCTGA
- the trxA gene encoding thioredoxin TrxA, whose protein sequence is MKTTSTSDASFEKDVLKADSPVLVDFWAEWCGPCKAIAPALEEIAGEMDGRMTVAKINIDENPMTPQKYGVKGLPTLILFKDGAVAGNKIGAVSKTQLQEWVESLL, encoded by the coding sequence ATGAAAACCACCAGCACCAGTGACGCGAGCTTCGAAAAGGACGTCTTGAAGGCGGACAGCCCCGTGCTGGTCGACTTCTGGGCCGAATGGTGCGGCCCCTGCAAGGCGATCGCCCCTGCGCTGGAAGAGATCGCCGGCGAGATGGACGGCCGCATGACGGTCGCCAAGATCAACATCGACGAGAATCCCATGACGCCGCAGAAGTACGGCGTAAAGGGCCTGCCGACCCTGATCCTGTTCAAGGACGGCGCGGTCGCCGGCAACAAGATCGGCGCTGTTTCGAAGACCCAGCTCCAGGAGTGGGTCGAGTCCCTGCTCTGA
- the trpA gene encoding tryptophan synthase subunit alpha, producing MSRASDSGRIRGRFEALKAAGRGGLVTFVTAGDPDRETSMKILEGLPGAGADLIELGMPFTDPMADGPAIQASSQRALKAGIRLSEILEMVATFRRADAETPVVLMGYYNPIYSFGVEKFLSQARAAGVDGLIVVDLPPEEDEELCLPALAAGINFIRLTTPTTDDERLPVVLENTSGFVYYVSITGITGTRSAEGGDVRAAVARLKRHTDLPVAVGFGIKTPEQAAAIAEAADAAVVGSALVEQVRVNLAEDGRAASNLVNQVLASVSALAQGVRG from the coding sequence TTGAGTAGGGCGTCCGACTCAGGCCGCATCCGTGGCCGTTTCGAGGCCCTGAAAGCCGCTGGGCGCGGCGGGCTGGTCACCTTCGTGACCGCCGGGGACCCGGACCGCGAGACCTCGATGAAGATCCTCGAAGGCCTGCCGGGCGCCGGCGCCGACCTGATCGAACTGGGCATGCCCTTTACTGACCCCATGGCCGACGGGCCGGCGATCCAGGCCTCGAGCCAGCGCGCCCTCAAGGCTGGCATCCGGCTGTCGGAGATCCTCGAGATGGTCGCGACCTTCCGCCGCGCCGACGCAGAGACGCCGGTGGTGCTGATGGGCTACTACAACCCGATCTACAGCTTCGGTGTCGAGAAGTTCCTGAGCCAGGCGCGCGCCGCCGGGGTCGACGGCCTGATCGTGGTCGACCTGCCGCCCGAGGAAGACGAGGAGCTCTGCCTGCCCGCGCTCGCCGCCGGCATCAACTTTATTCGGCTGACGACGCCGACGACCGACGACGAACGCCTGCCCGTGGTCTTGGAAAACACCAGCGGCTTCGTATATTACGTATCAATCACGGGCATCACCGGTACGCGCTCGGCCGAGGGCGGAGACGTTCGCGCCGCCGTGGCGCGGCTGAAGCGCCATACCGATCTTCCGGTCGCGGTCGGATTCGGCATCAAGACCCCCGAACAGGCCGCTGCCATCGCCGAGGCGGCCGACGCGGCCGTCGTCGGTTCCGCCCTGGTCGAACAGGTCCGCGTGAACCTGGCCGAAGACGGGCGGGCCGCATCAAACCTGGTGAACCAGGTGCTCGCCTCCGTGAGCGCTCTGGCCCAGGGCGTAAGAGGCTGA